Proteins found in one Megalobrama amblycephala isolate DHTTF-2021 linkage group LG5, ASM1881202v1, whole genome shotgun sequence genomic segment:
- the si:ch211-266g18.6 gene encoding synaptotagmin-like protein 1 → MKQSKSALELIDLSFLSAEEEAAIRQVLLRDEDLKRLESGRVRTLRQSVPDLTQLKTLTGEWFEELRVKRYGQQTDVTSVVRSSMRWKKTAAHKLNPFLNDIVDENKENEKEEHRTPSNPSADPRLIHPALSKETYHQYTDDDFVDDEPSSAPRVSGRKEKPQAEIDGNHILNGNDPERNLTEAQPKQLSDDRITTVFPFSRAVQDTKPERSTAKPATNPEPRRKVSLPPALQRDQSFEENWVKISLEPNAVKPVHDEKNSVGPKLKEGKDASSDFGDAVPVEKKTSDKKEPLLQNKTADVSVNNNSESKPSVSDKTVQRYLDAHEEKIKLSNDQNLPKDTPTSQVLRELSQDYLSMTDDGKLVHIKDAGLHVNPKQIDKFEPIKPAKPTIEDVAELGQGSSEMKDEEHSVETEQRTQSDILLNVLARAERTRPPVPQKSTAQEPKQGNGDDSVPTIVIIPSESPDPTELNGNKHGLSVLETLLEDSKSKTPSYTADAWKDEGVDSDDDEDDISLSSYGSDLSSRKGYSASALSLTDRTSSMLSVYSDAGDFGNVEVQGSVEFAVMYSPVGELIIMIEQCQDLAIANPRKQRTDPYVKTYLYPDKSRRSKRKTSIKKRTVNPVYVESLRYKVKREELPEKTLNMSVWHNDSRGRNVFLGQVEISLKTWDWGHEALTWYNPTAKDFRKSRIARV, encoded by the exons ATGAAACAATCAAAAAGTGCATTGGAATTGATTGACTTGAGCTTTCTGTCTGCTGAGGAAGAAGCAGCCATCCGACAAGTGCTTCTGAGAGATGAAGATTTAAAGCGACTAGAGAGTGGACGAGTCAG GACACTGAGGCAGTCAGTCCCTGACCTTACACAGCTGAAGACTTTGACAGGCGAGTGGTTTGAAGAGCTCAGGGTCAAGCGATATGGGCAGCAGACGGATGTCACATCAGTGGTAAGGTCCTCCATGAGATGGAAGAAAACAGCAG CCCATAAACTCAACCCTTTCCTGAATGATATAGTAGACGAGaacaaagaaaatgaaaaggaGGAGCACAGAACACCTTCAAA TCCATCAGCTGACCCTAGATTAATTCATCCAGCCCTTAGTAAAGAG ACTTATCATCAATATACTGATGATGACTTTGTGGATGATG AACCTTCATCTGCTCCAAGAGTGTCTGGTAGAAAAGAAAAACCACAAGCAGAAATTGATGGCAATCATATCCTCAATGGCAATGACCCAGAACGCAATTTAACTGAAGCACAACCCAAACAGCTCTCTGATGACAGAATAACAACCGTTTTTCCCTTTTCAAGAGCAGTTCAAGACACTAAACCTGAAAGAAGCACTGCAAAACCAGCAACAAATCCAGAGCCAAGGCGAAAAGTTTCACTCCCTCCAGCACTACAGAGAGATCAATCGTTTGAGGAGAACTGGGTGAAGATTTCCCTCGAACCAAATGCAGTGAAGCCTGTGCATGATGAAAAAAATAGTGTTGGACCTAAACTAAAAGAG GGAAAAGATGCTTCCAGTGATTTTGGCGATGCCGTCCCAGTCGAGAAGAAAACATCCGATAAAAAGGAGCCATTGTTGCAGAATAAAACAGCTGATGTTAGTGTGAATAACAATTCTGAATCGAAACCAAGTGTCAGTGACAAAACTGTGCAAAGATATCTTGATGCTcatgaagaaaaaataaagttatcaaaTGATCAGAACTTGCCAAAAGACACACCCACAAGTCAGGTTTTAAGAGAATTGAGCCAAGACTATCTTTCAATGACAGATGATGGGAAATTAGTGCACATTAAAGATGCTGGATTGCACGTTAACCCTAAACAAATCGACAAATTTGAACCAATTAAACCAGCTAAACCTACAATTGAAGATGTTGCTGAACTGGGTCAAGGTTCTTCAGAAATGAAAGATGAGGAGCACAGTGTCGAAACTGAGCAGAGGACGCAGTCAGATATTCTACTAAATGTTCTCGCAAGAGCTGAAAGGACAAGACCACCTGTCCCGCAGAAGAGCACCGCTCAGGAGCCAAAGCAGGGGAATGGAGATGATTCGGTTCCCACAATTGTCATTATACCATCTGAATCTCCAGATCCAACAGAATTGAATG GAAATAAACATGGGTTGTCCGTTCTGGAGACTTTACTTGAGGATTCCAAATCTAAAACTCCTTCGTACACGGCAGATGCTTGGAAG GATGAAggagttgattcagatgatgatgaagatgatatTTCATTGTCCAGCTATGGATCGGATCTCTCTAGCAGAAAAGGCTATTCAGCTAGCGCATTGTCTCTTACTGAT CGCACCAGTAGTATGCTGAGTGTGTACAGCGATGCAGGGGATTTTGGGAATGTTGAGGTGCAGGGCTCTGTGGAGTTTGCAGTGATGTACAGCCCTGTTGGAGAGCTGATCATTATGATTGAACAGTGTCAGGATCTGGCTATTGCTAATCCTCGTAAACAACGCACTGACCC TTATGTGAAGACCTACCTCTATCCAGACAAGTCTCGTCGTAGCAAAAGGAAAACTTCTATTAAGAAACGGACTGTGAATCCAGTTTATGTGGAATCCCTGAGA TACAAAGTGAAGCGCGAAGAGCTGCCGGAAAAGACTCTGAATATGTCCGTGTGGCACAATGACTCCAGGGGCCGAAATGTGTTCCTGGGGCAGGTTGAGATCAGTCTTAAGACCTGGGACTGGGGACATGAAGCCCTCACCTGGTACAATCCTACAGCCAAAG acTTCAGAAAATCAAGAATTGCAAGAGTCTAA